One Desulfatiglans sp. genomic window carries:
- the uxuA gene encoding mannonate dehydratase encodes MAFEHTWRWFGPNDSITLKEIKQVGVTGIVTALHHIPVGEVWTVDEIMRRKNEIEKAGLTWSVVESLPVHENIKKGTKERPELIRKYMESMKNLAKCGIRTICYNFMPVLDWSRTDLNVPTKDGTITTRFEQKVFAAFDLFILDRPNAEKDYSAEIIREAEIFFNNLGNAEKEGLIKTILFGLPGSLFTLSLKDFKKAVIEYNSIGEEVVRENLYKFIREVAPAAEEYGLFLAIHPDDPPWTLLGLPRVAGTKNDLEKIIAAYDSIHNGITFCTGSLGAGFNNDLINMVRAFRGKINFAHLRSLERDETGNFIESSHLEGDIDLYAIMKELLTEQKVREESGVDRPVMPMRPDHGQLMLFELDKKGIYPGYSLLGRMRGLFELKGLELGIIRSLNL; translated from the coding sequence ATGGCGTTTGAACATACATGGCGGTGGTTCGGCCCCAATGACTCGATAACCTTGAAGGAGATAAAACAGGTTGGAGTTACAGGCATAGTAACCGCCCTGCACCATATCCCTGTGGGTGAGGTATGGACCGTTGATGAAATCATGCGAAGGAAGAATGAGATTGAAAAGGCAGGGCTCACATGGTCTGTTGTTGAAAGCCTGCCTGTGCATGAAAACATAAAAAAAGGTACTAAAGAGCGGCCTGAGCTCATCAGAAAATACATGGAATCCATGAAGAACCTGGCCAAATGCGGTATCAGGACCATATGCTATAATTTCATGCCTGTGCTGGACTGGTCGCGAACAGACCTTAATGTGCCCACAAAGGATGGGACAATAACCACAAGGTTTGAACAGAAGGTGTTCGCCGCCTTTGACCTCTTTATACTAGATAGACCCAACGCAGAAAAAGATTACTCAGCCGAGATAATCAGGGAGGCAGAGATATTTTTTAATAACCTGGGAAACGCTGAAAAGGAGGGGCTGATAAAGACAATCCTCTTTGGCCTTCCAGGCTCACTTTTCACACTGTCATTAAAGGATTTTAAAAAGGCGGTCATTGAGTATAACAGCATTGGAGAAGAAGTGGTAAGGGAGAACCTCTATAAATTTATCAGGGAGGTAGCCCCTGCTGCTGAAGAATATGGCCTGTTCCTGGCAATACACCCGGATGACCCGCCCTGGACACTCCTTGGGCTCCCCAGGGTGGCAGGCACAAAAAATGATCTTGAAAAAATAATTGCAGCATATGATTCCATACATAACGGCATAACATTCTGCACAGGCTCCCTTGGTGCAGGCTTTAATAATGACCTTATAAACATGGTGAGGGCCTTCAGGGGGAAAATTAATTTTGCCCACTTAAGAAGCCTTGAAAGGGATGAAACAGGCAATTTTATTGAATCCTCGCACCTTGAGGGTGATATTGATCTGTACGCCATCATGAAAGAGCTGCTTACTGAACAAAAAGTGAGAGAAGAGTCAGGCGTGGATCGGCCTGTAATGCCTATGCGTCCTGATCATGGTCAGCTCATGCTCTTTGAACTTGATAAAAAGGGCATATACCCCGGTTATTCGCTGCTGGGGCGCATGAGGGGGCTATTCGAACTCAAGGGGCTTGAACTGGGGATTATACGTTCACTGAATCTTTAA
- a CDS encoding MFS transporter — MHSGPEKNITDTKNIGHFRWVIVTLVFFATTINYVDRQVIGILAPILQKDIGWSQIEYGYIVTAFTAAYAIGLLLVGRLMDIFGTKKGYAASLTGWSFAAIGHALAGSAFGFGAARFILGFFEAGNFPAAVKTVAEWFPKRERAFATGLFNAGSNAGAILAPLVVPLITDLWGWQEAFIITGAAGFIWLIFWFRYYDTPEKSKYLGKAELEYIQSDPPDTLVKIPWKMLVKYRGTWAFALGKLLSDPAWWFYLYWIPKFLNEKHGLTINEFAAPLIIIYLMADVGSISGGWLSSFLLKRGWSVNRSRKTAMLVCALCAVPIIFASKVTNVWAAVGLLSLATAAHQGWSANLFTTVSDIFPRKAVASVVGMGGTFGAIGGMFIASAAGFILEFTGSYFILFAIAGSLYLLAFLVINILIPEIKEVEIS, encoded by the coding sequence ATGCATTCAGGTCCTGAAAAAAATATAACTGACACGAAAAATATCGGCCATTTCAGATGGGTGATAGTGACCCTTGTCTTTTTTGCAACCACGATCAATTATGTGGACAGGCAGGTAATAGGTATACTAGCCCCTATTCTTCAGAAGGATATAGGGTGGAGCCAGATAGAATATGGCTACATTGTTACAGCCTTTACAGCAGCCTATGCAATAGGCCTTCTTCTGGTAGGAAGACTTATGGATATATTCGGCACAAAAAAAGGCTATGCCGCCTCACTTACTGGCTGGAGTTTTGCCGCTATTGGCCATGCACTGGCTGGTTCAGCCTTTGGATTTGGTGCTGCAAGGTTCATACTTGGTTTTTTTGAAGCAGGTAACTTCCCTGCTGCCGTAAAAACAGTAGCTGAATGGTTCCCTAAAAGGGAAAGGGCCTTTGCCACAGGTCTATTTAATGCCGGCTCCAATGCAGGGGCAATCCTTGCCCCCCTTGTTGTCCCTCTTATTACAGACCTTTGGGGATGGCAGGAGGCATTTATAATAACAGGCGCAGCAGGATTTATCTGGCTCATCTTCTGGTTCAGGTATTATGATACACCTGAAAAGAGTAAATATCTGGGTAAAGCTGAGCTTGAGTATATACAGTCTGATCCACCTGATACCCTGGTAAAGATACCCTGGAAAATGCTGGTTAAATACAGGGGCACCTGGGCATTTGCACTTGGGAAGCTCTTAAGCGACCCTGCATGGTGGTTTTATCTCTACTGGATACCCAAATTCCTGAATGAAAAACATGGCCTGACAATAAATGAATTTGCAGCCCCTTTAATAATAATATACCTTATGGCAGATGTGGGGAGTATTTCAGGCGGATGGCTCTCTTCATTTCTCCTGAAACGCGGGTGGTCAGTAAACAGGAGCCGGAAAACAGCCATGCTTGTCTGCGCCCTGTGCGCTGTGCCTATTATATTTGCGTCAAAGGTCACAAATGTCTGGGCAGCTGTAGGGCTTTTAAGCCTTGCAACTGCGGCCCACCAGGGTTGGTCGGCAAATCTCTTTACCACGGTATCGGATATATTCCCAAGAAAGGCAGTTGCCTCTGTGGTGGGGATGGGGGGAACATTCGGGGCAATAGGCGGCATGTTTATTGCGAGCGCAGCAGGTTTTATACTTGAATTTACCGGCAGTTATTTTATACTCTTTGCTATTGCAGGCTCTTTATATTTACTGGCCTTTCTGGTAATAAATATCCTGATCCCTGAAATCAAGGAAGTGGAAATAAGTTGA
- a CDS encoding SDR family oxidoreductase, which translates to MSSLFNIKERVVIITGGGGIIGGALAKGFVSAGAKVILLGRTEAPLKNQVDALKTNENEITSFQCDVLDRERLIQVNDEILDRFGRIDVLINAAGGNMPGATIGVDQNIFDLDMDAFKKVTDLNLNGTVLPTLVFAKSMAENSRGSIINISSMASVRAITRVAGYSAAKAAIDNFTRWMAVELASKFGSGLRINAIAPGFLLTNQNRQLLTNEDGSLTERGKSIISLTPFKRFGEPEEMVGPVIWLASDASAFVTGAIIPIDGGFSSFSGV; encoded by the coding sequence ATCAGTTCATTATTCAATATAAAAGAGAGGGTTGTAATTATTACTGGCGGTGGTGGGATTATAGGCGGGGCGCTTGCAAAGGGTTTTGTTAGCGCAGGTGCAAAGGTAATTCTCCTTGGCAGGACAGAGGCACCCCTTAAAAATCAGGTAGATGCACTTAAAACCAATGAAAATGAGATCACATCATTTCAGTGTGATGTGCTTGACCGGGAAAGGCTCATACAGGTCAATGATGAAATACTTGATAGATTTGGCAGGATTGATGTGCTTATCAATGCCGCAGGCGGTAATATGCCCGGCGCAACCATTGGCGTTGACCAGAACATCTTTGACCTTGATATGGATGCCTTTAAAAAGGTTACTGACCTCAATCTTAATGGCACTGTCCTACCCACCCTTGTCTTTGCAAAATCCATGGCAGAAAATAGCAGGGGATCCATAATAAACATCTCATCCATGGCATCAGTAAGGGCAATAACAAGGGTGGCTGGGTATTCCGCAGCCAAGGCGGCTATCGATAATTTTACCAGATGGATGGCTGTTGAACTGGCCAGTAAATTCGGCAGCGGCTTAAGAATAAATGCAATCGCTCCGGGCTTTCTTCTCACAAACCAGAATAGACAGCTTTTAACCAATGAAGACGGGTCACTCACAGAACGTGGTAAATCCATCATCAGTCTTACCCCGTTTAAGAGGTTTGGTGAACCGGAAGAGATGGTCGGCCCTGTTATCTGGCTTGCGAGCGATGCATCCGCATTTGTAACAGGGGCCATTATCCCCATTGACGGCGGATTCAGCTCATTTAGCGGGGTATAG
- a CDS encoding twin-arginine translocation signal domain-containing protein, with the protein MSADKKVKAGSTRRKFIKELAIGGSTIAVAGTVPGLASEAEQILQGVSLETSDGKSRYGKCIVSLPIKKFGETVMFSTGADLLNGFPCNIIYAFGLKVGPLGLSRKPHVHDHDEVIYFIGSDPKSTELGAEVNFKIGPKGEEEDHIFSVPTAVVIPKGVWHCPMETLKCDQPFLCMAVSITNKYKYESSK; encoded by the coding sequence ATGAGTGCAGATAAAAAGGTAAAGGCCGGATCAACAAGAAGAAAATTTATCAAGGAACTGGCCATTGGCGGTTCAACAATAGCTGTTGCGGGCACAGTGCCTGGCCTTGCTTCAGAGGCTGAACAGATTCTCCAGGGTGTTTCACTGGAGACCTCGGATGGAAAGAGCAGATATGGGAAGTGCATAGTTTCGCTACCGATCAAAAAATTCGGTGAAACAGTGATGTTTTCTACTGGGGCAGACCTGTTAAATGGTTTCCCATGTAATATTATTTATGCCTTCGGGCTCAAGGTTGGCCCACTCGGATTATCCAGAAAACCCCATGTGCATGACCATGATGAAGTGATCTACTTCATAGGGTCAGACCCGAAAAGTACTGAGCTGGGTGCAGAGGTGAATTTCAAGATAGGGCCAAAGGGGGAGGAAGAAGATCACATATTTTCAGTACCCACTGCGGTGGTTATCCCCAAAGGAGTATGGCACTGTCCGATGGAAACCCTGAAATGCGACCAGCCATTTCTTTGCATGGCAGTCTCTATCACAAATAAATACAAGTATGAATCATCCAAATAA
- a CDS encoding cupin domain-containing protein, with product MKTIRLNEIDKIKMSMAGAERVYKQVPISKKDGTPSFCFRVFTIEPGGHTPCHTHGFEHLNYVISGQGVLVDKDETMHPLSAGDFAIVLPGEKHQFRNSSEDSPFVIICAVSNEYE from the coding sequence ATGAAAACGATCAGACTGAATGAGATAGACAAGATAAAAATGAGCATGGCAGGCGCTGAGAGGGTTTATAAACAGGTACCAATATCAAAAAAAGATGGGACCCCATCCTTCTGCTTCAGGGTATTTACCATAGAACCTGGCGGCCACACCCCCTGTCACACACACGGTTTTGAGCATTTAAATTATGTGATCAGCGGCCAGGGTGTGCTTGTTGATAAAGATGAGACCATGCACCCGCTTTCAGCAGGTGATTTTGCCATTGTCCTTCCGGGAGAAAAACATCAGTTTAGAAACAGCTCAGAAGATAGCCCGTTTGTAATAATATGTGCAGTATCCAATGAGTATGAATAG
- a CDS encoding PilZ domain-containing protein yields MENEPVQKIFLSDKNTALFECPKCHVSKEADVSKYKKLEVSIKLKIKCKCGNIYEVSLERRKYFRKDTMLPGKFTYNSLFGEDQAGILTILDISKGGLKFKMLTEPIFQKGEIIEVEFTLDNPAKTLIKKQVFVRNIKDNFVNVEYCAFNPDKHPEDKAINLYV; encoded by the coding sequence ATGGAAAACGAACCGGTTCAGAAGATATTTCTCTCGGATAAAAACACAGCCCTTTTCGAGTGTCCGAAGTGTCACGTCTCAAAGGAGGCTGATGTCTCAAAATATAAAAAGCTTGAGGTCTCAATCAAGTTAAAGATCAAATGCAAATGTGGCAATATTTATGAAGTCAGCCTTGAGAGAAGAAAATATTTCAGAAAAGATACCATGCTGCCAGGGAAATTTACCTACAACTCCCTGTTTGGGGAGGATCAGGCAGGAATTTTAACAATCCTTGATATCTCAAAAGGCGGGTTAAAATTCAAGATGCTTACAGAACCCATTTTTCAGAAGGGCGAAATAATAGAGGTTGAATTCACACTGGATAATCCGGCCAAAACCCTGATAAAAAAACAGGTATTTGTAAGAAATATCAAAGATAATTTTGTAAACGTAGAATACTGCGCCTTTAACCCTGACAAACACCCCGAGGATAAGGCCATAAATCTGTATGTCTGA